In a single window of the Papaver somniferum cultivar HN1 chromosome 8, ASM357369v1, whole genome shotgun sequence genome:
- the LOC113305897 gene encoding carbon catabolite repressor protein 4 homolog 1-like: MIYDEKICLCFRVQSDHFDEFFAPELDKHGYQALYKKKTTEVYTGTYAIDGCATFFRRDRFSHVKKYEVEFNKASQSLTDVVVPITQKKVALSRLLKDNVALIAVLEEKFSNHGADTPGKRQLLCVGLL, from the exons atgatttacgacgagaagATTTGTTTGTGTTTCCGG GTTCAAAGTGATCATTTTGATGAGTTTTTCGCCCCTGAGTTGGACAAACATGGTTATCAAGCTCTCTACAAGAAGAAGACAACAGAG GTTTACACCGGGACTTATGCTATCGATGGTTGTGCAACATTTTTCCGAAGGGACAGATTTTCCCATGTGAAGAAATACGAG GTCGAATTCAACAAGGCTTCTCAGTCACTGACAGATGTTGTGGTCCCAATCACTCAGAAGAAAGTTGCTTTGTCTCGACTTCTTAAG GATAATGTTGCGCTAATAGCGGTTCTGGAAGAAAAATTTAGCAACCACGGAGCCGATACTCCTGGAAAGCGGCAGCTTCTTTGTGTG GGTTTGCTGTAG